From the genome of Magnolia sinica isolate HGM2019 chromosome 12, MsV1, whole genome shotgun sequence:
TGGGCTGACGAATAAATGATATGTGGTCTCTTCTACAACACAACTTCATCATTTGTTACCttgatagtttttgacttttcatgcatcaatttgttgaatgctgctttttgacttctttttttttttcttgtgtgcaggattttaatcaattgtgcctgaatttaggcctacaagcaccttagccttttgacgccactcgtgctatgagtagaccatatagaggatttgtttttatttatttattcgagaccatttttaatttattgtaataaatattatatttttttattgtgaagtaatataaattttgtttaatattcagttttaattgtattgcatcattttttatatttcaaatattaaaaaaatgtaggtttcaattgaattatatataacaaaaaataTTATTGGCCTACTAGGGCCTTTGAAATCTACACAAAGACCTTTAGCGGCGCTTGTGTCGACTTTTATCGGCGCTTTTCTTAGCGGCGCTTGGAGAGATATTTGGCAGCGCTTCTGTCAGAAATACCATTTTACAAATGCGGCGCTCAGACAAGCGCCGCTATAAGAATACTAGCGCCGATAAGATAATTGAGAGCGTCTCAATTATCTTATCGGCGCTAGTATTCTTATAGCGGCGCTTGTCTGATTATATTAGATTAGCGATATCTCTAGTAAGAGTAATCGTTTCCTTCGGATTATATTACCCATAACTGGTACTGCCACGATTGTTTTGGGGATGTTTGTCTATTTTTACGGAGAAGGTTCAAGAAGCAAAGTAATTCTAGTATGTTTTGATCACAAATTTAGAGGAATTATATGTATTTGTAGCAGTGAATATGCATTATTATGACTAGGCTTTCATGCTAAAGTGGGGCAAATGGTTCAATAATACAAACCATTGGTGTGTTGGGTACCACCCTGGACGAACTGTGCCGTGAAAATTCTCCAAAGTTGAAAGACTGACCACCAAtcattgagcttttttgagttagATAGCATGAAAGGATATTACTATCTAATGAGGTGACATTTACAGCATCATCCATCCCTAGTTGGGGCTGATaaacaaatggcttggatcattgatGCATGGTTTCCAATTTCACGAGGGTCCGAATTTGCTCAAGGGTCATATAGTTCCTTTCATAGACTAATCTCTAGATATAAGGATGCCAAACCTTGTTTGCATCACGGAGATTTAATTACATTCTTGTTTAGTCTTATAAGTACTAAATTATCTTGTCTTTTAGGGAGGAGAGAAGCAAATACTGCAGCATTTGATCAAAGAGCTAATTATTTTGCAACCGAGTTTAGGAGTGATGGAACACTTTTAAATGGGGAGTATATTCCAGAGGTACCACTGTTCAGTTTCAGTAGCATTCTAGCCGCTACAGATAACTTCTCTTTGGCGATTAAGTTTGGTGAAGGTGGGTTTGGTCCTGTTTACAAGGTAATGTCCAATTTTCAATCAATAAACTTAAAACCCCATGATCAAACTGGTAAGTTGGGGAAAATAAATGGGTGGTATGCAGTATATATTGAtggattttcttcttttcctcttttatttctttctttctttttttccaattttGTATGGTATATTGTCAGTGTTATATAATAAATGAGTGTTTATCAAGTAGATGGTCTCAAGTTCAATTGGTTGGACTGTATGTTACAGTCCAACCAGCAGATAACTTTCAATCTTTCATCTGCGTGGGTGACATCATCTAGTCCATAGAATAGGTTGGCCAGTCATGGAGAATCATCTTGAGTGAACATTAGCCTCATGCACTCATCAATTGGAGCAcacatatttttcaaattttcaatggaTAGAACTTGTATTTTATGTTATAGCCCGCCTAATAATTATATGAGGCTAAATTATGCACTAGATGATCCTCATGGGGGAGCAAAACCTACAAGAAGGGTTGGATGTTGGATGAACTAAACATTTTCTAAGTTATCAGCTAGATTGACGTTAACTTCTGGTCCAACTAGTTGAACATTAAACCTTTCTTTATAAAGGATAGTCGGTGGAAATAATGCAAAGTGGATTAATAACAGTAATTCTGGTTTTTTTCAGGGAAAGTTGCCAACAGGTAAAGAAATAGCAGTTAAAGCACTTTCTAAGAGTTCTGGGCAAGGCCTGGAGGAGTACAGGAACGAAGTTGAACTTATTGCAAAACTCCAACATAAGAATCTAGTTAAGCTGTTGGTTTGGTGCATCCATGAGGAAGAAAAGATATTGATATATGAATACATGCCCAACAAAAGCTTGGATAAACTTCTCTTCGGTTTGCTTCTATTACTCATCGCATgacaaaagaaaatctaaatttcaagtgattTAGTAAACTATGCTATCAGTGCACATGTCTATTTATATCatctatcttttttcttttaatcctTCTGCAATCAAAATATTTAATAAAGAATATCCATCAGATCCAACCCAAAAATCACAACTAGATTGGGGGAAACGCTTCTGCATTGTAAGGGATTGCTCAAGGGCTTCTTTATCTTCACAAGTATTCGAGGTTAAGAATCATTCACCGAGATCTAAAAGCCAGCAATATTCTACTGGATGGTGAAATGAACCCCAAAATATCAGACTTTGGTTTGGCTAGAATTTTTGGAGGAAACCAGATTGTCGCGAGGACTAATAGAATAATGGGAACGTAGTAAGTACCATCTTTCAGAGAGCCACTTGCATTCAAATGTCTGAACGCATACACAACACAAGCTGATGCTTATTACTCACCATTTTTCTGATGAGTTTGGTTGTAAAAATTTCTGCAGTGGCTATATGCCCCCCGAGTATGCGTTGGTGGGTCATTTCTCAGAGAAATCCGATCTATTTAGCTTTGGGGCATTACTGTTAGAAATGGTGACCGTAAAGAGGAATGCAGGTTTCTATCCCACTGATCAGTGGTCGAATACTTTGGTTTTTGTAAGTACCACacggattttatttattttgccaTTGTACACAGGATATTGTGCACTAACGCATTTTGTTGGGTGGTGCTGGCTGAGGGCCTTAGCTTATGTTGGACTTGGACATGCTTCAGCACTAAAGCATTTTGTAGGGTGGCAATTTGGTTTGGGCTGGCTCATGACCTTAGCTTATGTTGGACTTGGACATGCTTCAGTGTAGTTCAGATGCAAACCCAACATTAATCCCAAATGGGTGACCATCCCTTTGCACATCGAAAGTGGGATTGGAATTGTTGGGTTGTAAACCCAATCCTTTGCTGacgagtggctgcagccacctcaaaacagaaaataaacttttaaaaagAAACAGTGATATGCTGCTGTGTTAGAATCGTATTCAAACGGAGATGAATACACGGTgctgttataggcttttcttgttacgtgaaaagactaatctatccctgtccagatacatcccaggggcagctagagaaagaaaaaaatctagaaaaaatctactgtatatcttctcttagctagcagagtaaacttagaaaaaaaatctcaacagCTAGAAAGATCACACAGCTAGGAATCTAATTTTAGAAAGGAAATCCACTCTCACAGCTAGCAAAGCTAGCTCAGACGATGCTcatacggttttggatttgcacaaatccatcaccgcttccaacactccccttcaaaccaaaaccggcttcattccgagcatcgttcttagtcgtttgaatgcatctgtcggcaatgcctttgtgaaaatatccgtcacctgttccgtagtatgacaatactctaatttcatcgctttttgcttcacatgatctctcagaaaatggtaccaggtatcaatgtgtttgcttcttccatgctgcaccggatttttagctagctcgattgccgacttgttatccacatatatgactgtggattctt
Proteins encoded in this window:
- the LOC131221743 gene encoding cysteine-rich receptor-like protein kinase 34 — translated: MAWIIDAWFPISRGSEFAQGSYSSFHRLISRYKDAKPCLHHGDLITFLFSLISTKLSCLLGRREANTAAFDQRANYFATEFRSDGTLLNGEYIPEVPLFSFSSILAATDNFSLAIKFGEGGFGPVYKGKLPTGKEIAVKALSKSSGQGLEEYRNEVELIAKLQHKNLVKLLVWCIHEEEKILIYEYMPNKSLDKLLFGIAQGLLYLHKYSRLRIIHRDLKASNILLDGEMNPKISDFGLARIFGGNQIVARTNRIMGTYGYMPPEYALVGHFSEKSDLFSFGALLLEMVTVKRNAGFYPTDQWSNTLVFAWKLWKEGKIMELMDPSIGSSYVTHEVERCIHVGLLCVQEDPGECPTMSSVISMLGNGTALPPMPKRPAFSISRGSIAVDPVNPGIIP